GATAAAGAAGGTGGAGGATATTATTTAGCTGCTGCTGGTAAAGAGCTGGAGGAATATTGTATGAAATTAAGAAAGCGTGCATTAAAGATTTTGCATATGGAAGCAATACTCAGAAATAAAACTCTACCAGAACTTCTTGGGCAACTTGTGACACTTGTCAAGAGAATTGTGTCTCCTTATAAAATCTCTTTACAAACATTTGCCTCAATTCGTATAAAGCAGACTTAATTAAAGGAAGTGGTTTTTGCCATCTCGTTTTCTGAATCCGACTTACTGTTATGTATATCGCAACCTCTGCTGTCTTGATTGATTGAAAATATCCCCCTGTATTTACCCTTATCAGCTCTATCCTGCTATTTATATTCTCAACCACATTCGTCGTGTATATATACCTCCTCACCCCCTCAGGATATTTCTTATAAACAAAATAATGCTCCTTCTTTTTCAAAAGTCCCTTTATATAAGCTGGATACTTCTTCTCATAACTCTTACATAATTCCTCAAATCTAATTAAGGCCCTCTCATACTCCTCTATCCTCTTTATAATGCTTAACTCCTCATAAAATTTTTTAGCATCCTGCTTAGACATGTTCCTGTTGATGTTCCTTTGCATGTGTACAAAACAAAGCTGATGATCTGTCTCAGGAAAAAGGGCTTTTATGGCTTGAGCAAGGCCAGGAAAATCATCACTCACTATTACCATAACCCTCTTAACTCCCCTCTTTATCAAATCATTAAGTATCTGGAGCCAGTCCTCCTTCGTCTCTGAACCAAAATA
Above is a genomic segment from Thermodesulfobacterium commune DSM 2178 containing:
- a CDS encoding IS256 family transposase produces the protein MKNLDLDLEKVLSEISKIESKEGIKMAAALLLNALMKKEREIFLRDSIDNKANGYYERQLACFLGNLGISVPRDRKSEFRPAILPPEWQKADESFQDFILNLVLQSYSPNKIKALLQSMKLPYSPEQIEEIKEELYNQAKELKTKELPENLFAMFIDAYHTQIKDTEANRIRKAVIYNIIGIDMEGRKNLLSYYIYFGSETKEDWLQILNDLIKRGVKRVMVIVSDDFPGLAQAIKALFPETDHQLCFVHMQRNINRNMSKQDAKKFYEELSIIKRIEEYERALIRFEELCKSYEKKYPAYIKGLLKKKEHYFVYKKYPEGVRRYIYTTNVVENINSRIELIRVNTGGYFQSIKTAEVAIYITVSRIQKTRWQKPLPLIKSALYELRQMFVKRFYKETQFS